CATAAGCTGTACCTTAATCATATATCGAGGAAGCAGCCAATGCGCCAGCCGATAAATATAAAGCTGAGAAGATGGTAGTTAGGCCAATCCACGGCCACACATTGCCTAAACTTATGCTAAATATTATTTCTGTTGCTTTAATTGCACTTATAAATACTGGTATTAATACTGGTATAACTAGTAGGGATAGGAGCTGTCCTGAATCTTTTGCTCGTGCCACTAAAGGTGTATAAATAGCACCAACTGAACTTAGTGCAATAGTTGTTGATGTTATCACCAGCAATAATAATCCTATATTCGCAATTGGCGGAGAATATAAAATGATAGTGATAATCCCGCTAAATATCGCTAAAACAAATATTACGACAATATTTATCATTATTCTGGCAAAAAATATTGTCACAGGATCAATCCCGTAAGATGAGAAAAATTTTGATTCACTTTTATTTTCCATTTGAGAAGTGAATACAAAGGTCGAACCGAAAAGTATGCTCAACCAAAATAATCCTGGTGAAACTTTTTCAATCAAACCCGAATCAGGATCAAAAGCGAATGCAAAAATGAATAAAATAAGTACGACAAATGGGAATGTCCTAAATGCTAATGATTTATTACGTATTTGAGATTTTAATACAGAAAGTACAATCGTTATCATATGTCCTGCACATTCTTAACGTGATTTACAACACCATTTTTTATCTCTAAAAAATCTGTTGCTAAATGCAAGATCCTTTTAGCATCATGTGTAGCAATGATCAATGAGCGACCTGATATGAATTGTTGTCCAAATAATTCATCGAATACATCCTTTGAATTCGCATCTAAACCAGCATGTGGCTCATCTATTAAGACCAGATCTGTAGAACGCATAAAGGCACATGCAAGCTGTAAACGTCTTTGTTGCCCTACACTCAAATCTTCAATGAACAGGTTTTTTCTTTTTGATAGTCGACAAAAATCTAATGCTTCCGATATGGATAATATTTTAAAGCCTTCTATTTCTTTCACATTAGTTCTAGAATGCAAATCAAGTTTTTGGTTGAGCTCTAAATGTTCTAGTACTTTGAACTGGTTAAGATAATTAAATTCATGACCTATGTAAGTAGCGGTCCTCTTTAGGTCAATAACATTTTTCTTAACATCAGTATCATTAACAGTCATTTTCCCTCGAGTAATAGGGTTAATGCCTGCTATTGATTTTAGCAATGTTGTTTTTCCTGACCCATTTTCTCCTGTTACGACAATAAAACAAGCGCCCGGTCCTTCAATATGGAAAGTTGCATCACATATTGCTGGGAATTCCCCTTTTGTAACTACAATACTTTCACAAATTATTTGACTCACATAATTATTCTATGCGAATTAGGATCTTTCCTAGCAATGCAATACAAGTTATAGAATAAGATGTCTATTTTTTATCA
This sequence is a window from Acidimicrobiia bacterium. Protein-coding genes within it:
- a CDS encoding ATP-binding cassette domain-containing protein; the protein is MSQIICESIVVTKGEFPAICDATFHIEGPGACFIVVTGENGSGKTTLLKSIAGINPITRGKMTVNDTDVKKNVIDLKRTATYIGHEFNYLNQFKVLEHLELNQKLDLHSRTNVKEIEGFKILSISEALDFCRLSKRKNLFIEDLSVGQQRRLQLACAFMRSTDLVLIDEPHAGLDANSKDVFDELFGQQFISGRSLIIATHDAKRILHLATDFLEIKNGVVNHVKNVQDI
- a CDS encoding heme exporter protein CcmB; its protein translation is MITIVLSVLKSQIRNKSLAFRTFPFVVLILFIFAFAFDPDSGLIEKVSPGLFWLSILFGSTFVFTSQMENKSESKFFSSYGIDPVTIFFARIMINIVVIFVLAIFSGIITIILYSPPIANIGLLLLVITSTTIALSSVGAIYTPLVARAKDSGQLLSLLVIPVLIPVFISAIKATEIIFSISLGNVWPWIGLTTIFSALYLSAGALAASSIYD